In Podospora pseudoanserina strain CBS 124.78 chromosome 5, whole genome shotgun sequence, a single window of DNA contains:
- a CDS encoding hypothetical protein (COG:H; EggNog:ENOG503NZAN), giving the protein MLPVHHVAQATFLRSLSTRRLIGTIAAGHHRIRLPSPRLQFQEPLQVRHYARFTEDVSLEHVPLEYAPLEHAPLEHVPLERVAAEPMPKAQKQNIPTKDKPCRFACPVPTCEYATKGFTRRPNLRRHIERVHQNERAFPLKELLADIDNNPRLVYPDLEALKSEKLSKQRSGRKKVVELEAQPLPETDAEPSPKAAPLPKEDSTTASTLGKLLGALDNEKPIKRRGRPKKVRDAEPSPEAEQESQPATSGEQPKPARRRGGRPAGSKNKPKDAAKPPKEKRAYVRRSVRYDHPQPEVTFKADCVNTTYLYDALLDTGMWGRRNTAVAKQRRLEMRKHADVKRVNILSEKLCDDVLGYMKPGLLERHKGCDIIDINPGAGLWSRKLNDLLQPRKHVLVEEDYKVYEPFLKPLVEREGVEVLEVAWALWASLFDALEKKGALAAHPVRNYQPDETPERNDTLLVVMNMMTLDKKRVGGRRMGSMTAMILYQLINSVRLQGLFQKYGLVRMLIWVDEHEKAQYLPKTIQRRKAGAIQAELSLDWVTEVAGVDHPNGGKNYIYRRDKHIDMEGMGQVLERMRKAGFKVPEGRETALLKSCLELEKEGKSVKAGEQKPALAARYELGEEEWEKLKETKSKEGTWTTRDNDHLHRNTWLKTQTEKKQEFLYELLIKLDELTKLKLQVLEEEEEGKLAKAAQKKFDKLEAEIKEQWENIDPISRSKFLVARDNLRAFKQPPELGPVLMWDRRQFEPLVVQPEEFLPACDGALLDIQPRAMEPALRAKCEHGSKMFDQMDLIIRSLYLQASAPISQAVEGLWPGSGRGVAEKMKSLRDPALGGTPLKGPVGELDLRALNRTQIVELAERWWQWPFKPSFPELVGRLGEGEEENVDGENGGGATMLGHMFD; this is encoded by the coding sequence ATGTTACCAGTCCACCATGTTGCACAGGCAACTTTTCTgcgctccctctccaccaggCGCTTGATCGGTACCATCGCCGCGGGCCATCATCGCATTCGCCTCCCATCGCCCCGCCTCCAATTCCAAGAGCCCCTCCAAGTTCGACATTATGCGCGCTTCACCGAAGATGTCTCGCTCGAACATGTACCACTCGAATATGCACCGCTCGAACATGCACCGCTCGAACATGTACCGCTCGAACGTGTCGCCGCTGAGCCCATGCCCAAAGCACAAAAACAGAACATACCCACGAAGGACAAACCATGTCGTTTTGCTTGCCCCGTTCCTACCTGCGAATATGCGACAAAAGGGTTCACCAGGAGGCCGAACCTCAGAAGACACATCGAGCGAGTGCACCAGAACGAAAGGGCATTTCCCCTTAAGGAATTGCTCGCGGATATAGACAACAACCCAAGATTAGTGTATCCAGACCTCGAAGCGTTGAAAAGCGAAAAGCTTTCAAAACAGCGCTCCGGCCGCAAGAAGGTTGTTGAACTGGAAGCGCAACCTCTTCCCGAGACAGATGCCGAACCATCACCCAAAGCGGCGCCCTTGCCAAAGGAGGATTCCACCACTGCATCGACTCTTGGAAAGCTCCTCGGCGCCTTGGACAACGAAAAGCCCATCAAACGGCGGGGCAGGCCCAAAAAAGTCCGCGACGCCGAACCGTCCCCCGAAGCTGAGCAAGAGTCACAGCCCGCTACCTCGGGAGAACAACCAAAGCCAGCCCGCAGACGCGGCGGCCGCCCAGCTGGATCCAAAAACAAACCCAAAGACGCCGCGAAacccccaaaagaaaaaagagcaTACGTCAGACGCTCCGTCAGATATGATCATCCCCAACCGGAAGTTACTTTCAAGGCTGACTGCGTCAACACGACATACCTCTACGATGCGCTCCTTGACACGGGGATGTGGGGTCGGCGCAACACCGCGGTCGCGAAGCAGAGGAGGCTAGAAATGAGGAAACACGCTGATGTGAAGAGGGTGAATATCCTCTCGGAAAAGCTCTGCGATGATGTGTTGGGGTATATGAAGCCTGGTCTGCTAGAGAGGCACAAGGGGTGTGACATTATTGATATCAACCCTGGGGCGGGTTTGTGGAGCAGAAAGCTGAATGATTTGCTGCAGCCTAGAAAGCATGTGCTCGTGGAGGAGGACTACAAGGTTTACGAACCGTTTCTGAAGCCGTTGGtagagagggaaggggtcgaggtgttggaggttgcgTGGGCGCTTTGGGCATCGTTGTTTGAtgcgttggagaagaagggtgCGTTGGCGGCGCACCCGGTGCGGAACTATCAGCCTGATGAGACGCCGGAGAGGAACGACACGTTGCTTGTGGTGATGAACATGATGACTCTCGAcaagaagagggtgggggggaggaggatggggagcaTGACGGCCATGATTTTGTATCAGTTGATCAATTCGGTGAGGCTGCAGGGGTTGTTTCAGAAGtatgggttggtgaggatgctGATTTGGGTGGATGAACATGAGAAGGCGCAGTATTTACCCAAGACGAtccagaggaggaaggcgggggCCATACAGGCTGAGCTCTCGCTAGATTGGGTCACCGAGGTGGCGGGAGTCGATCACCCGAATGGTGGCAAGAACTATATCTACAGGAGGGACAAGCACATCGACATGGAGGGTATGGGCCAGGTTctggagaggatgagaaaGGCGGGTTTCAAGGTGCCGGAGGGGCGAGAGACGGCGCTGTTGAAGAGCTGTttggagctggaaaaggagggaaagTCAGTTAAGGCTGGAGAGCAGAAGCCGGCGCTCGCGGCAAGATATGAgctgggagaggaagagtggGAGAAATTGAAGGAGACGAAATCGAAGGAGGGCACATGGACAACGAGAGACAACGACCACCTGCACCGGAATACGTGGTTAAAGACGCAGACGGAAAAAAAGCAAGAATTCCTGTACGAGTTGTTGATTAAGCTGGACGAGCTGACGAAACTGAAGCTCCAAGttctggaagaggaggaggagggcaagctGGCGAAAGCTGCTCAAAAGAAGTTTGATAAACTCGAGGCCGAAATCAAGGAGCAGTGGGAAAACATCGACCCGATCTCGAGAAGCAAGTTTTTGGTTGCGCGAGACAACTTGAGGGCTTTCAAGCAGCCGCCGGAGCTAGGACCTGTGCTCATGTGGGACCGTCGGCAGTTTGAGCCGCTGGTGGTGCAGCCGGAGGAGTTCTTGCCAGCGTGTGACGGGGCTTTGTTGGACATTCAACCCAGGGCGATGGAGCCGGCGTTGCGAGCCAAATGCGAGCATGGGTCGAAGATGTTTGACCAGATGGACCTTATCATCCGGAGTCTGTATTTACAAGCCTCTGCGCCAATATCACAAGCGGTGGAGGGTCTGTGGCCTGGCTCAGGGCGGGGCGTGGCGGAAAAGATGAAGAGCCTCCGCGATCCTGCCCTGGGAGGGACGCCGCTCAAAGGCCCTGTAGGTGAGCTTGACCTGAGGGCACTGAACAGGACGCAGATTGTGGAGCTTGCGGAaaggtggtggcagtggccGTTTAAGCCTAGCTTTCCCGAGTTGGTCGGGAGgttgggcgagggggaggaggaaaacgTCGATGGAGAAAATGGAGGAGGGGCTACCATGCTGGGGCACATGTTCGATTGA
- a CDS encoding hypothetical protein (EggNog:ENOG503NZRH; COG:I), giving the protein MAFPRRPSAFLRYLIPAALILCVFYVLTGQPGSDFASPQNFRRPWAGLGAQKHPIEYLIDSAEKEFANKISRQSHTIAEAAAAYRQRRGRHPPPGFDKWFKFAQEKNAVIVEDFWDQIYHDLEPFWALEAQRIRKDAWDFEMRIEVRDGKASSGSDWFWTKIWLKMIGTVEGLLPDMDIALNAMDEPRLVVPWEEIDELVGRAGQDKRMVRAEEVVTEFEKLAKPGEGPEKDFETPKKVWEGNKHYWLIARRGCPPTSLARQSPVITDFNRTPLIKSSFALPHMTEGYVSNYTLSTDFCHQSDLQALEGVFVEPLSVSATKTLFPMFGGSKLAVNNEILLPAPMYWNEEERFMGSQGADIPWEEKEDAVIWRGVATGGKNKEDNWRSFQRHRFVAMNNGSKITLAEQRQLEPVNFALPPKAYGLKAQKRGKLGEWVASWSNVQFIDLMCGIKGQGVRCNYTDQHFEVTKGMPMAEQFRNKYLPDIDGNSFSGRYLGFLRSTSLPIKATLWREWHDSRLVAWKHFVPMDSRFGDWYGIMEFFLGVDGTGRDEVARKIAMEGKEWAERVLRKEDMQVYVLRLLLEYARVSDPRRGEMGWVGDLLGGEGAKGRDNELVKDGEGEVGSAAGEA; this is encoded by the exons ATGGCCTTCCCCCGCCGACCCTCAGCCTTCCTCCGCTACCTCATCCCCGCAGCTCTCATCCTCTGCGTGTTCTACGTTTTGACGGGGCAGCCAGGCTCAGACTTTgcctccccccaaaacttCCGCCGTCCCTGGGCCGGCTTAGGAGCCCAAAAACATCCAATCGAATATCTCATCGACTCGGCAGAAAAAGAGTTTGCAAACAAGATCTCCCGACAAAGCCACACCATCGCcgaagcagcagctgccTACCGCCAACGTAGAGGCCGGCACCCTCCGCCCGGGTTTGACAAGTGGTTTAAGTTTGCGCAGGAAAAAAATGCGGTTATTGTGGAAGATTTCTGGGATCAGATATACCATGACTTGGAACCGTTTTGGGCGTTGGAGGCGCAGAGGATAAGGAAAGACGCGTGGGATTTTGAGATGAGGATCGAGGTTAGGGATGGGAAGGCGAGTAGTGGGAGTGATTGGTTCTGGACAAAGATTTGGTTGAAGATGATTGGGACcgtggaggggttgttgccTGATATGGATATTGCGCTTAATGCGATGGATGAGCCGAGGTTGGTTGTGCCttgggaggagattgatgaGTTGGTTGGGAGGGCGGGGCAAGATAAAAGGATggtgagggcggaggaggtggtgaccgAGTTTGAGAAGTTGGCTAagccgggggaggggccggAGAAGGATTTTGAGACGCCGAAgaaggtttgggaggggaatA AACACTACTGGTTAATCGCCCGCCGCGGGTGCCCGCCTACTTCCCTTGCGCGACAGTCGCCTGTTATCACTGACTTTAACCGCACCCCGTTGATCAAATCGTCCTTTGCGCTGCCTCACATGACGGAGGGTTATGTCTCCAACTATACCTTGTCGACCGATTTTTGCCATCAATCGGACCTCCAAGCCCTCGAGGGCGTCTTTGTCGAGCCCCTCTCCGTTTCGGCGACAAAAACGCTCTTTCCCATGTTTGGCGGCTCCAAACTGGCTGTCAACAACGAGATCCTCCTCCCGGCACCAATGTACTGGAACGAAGAGGAGCGCTTCATGGGCTCCCAGGGGGCGGATATCCCgtgggaagaaaaagaagacgcGGTCATCTGGCGCGGTGTGGCTACCGGTGGAAAGAACAAAGAGGACAACTGGCGCTCGTTTCAACGTCACAGATTTGTGGCCATGAATAATGGGTCCAAGATTACGCTCGCGGAGCAGAGGCAGCTCGAGCCGGTGAATTTTGCGCTGCCCCCCAAAGCGTACGGGTTGAAGGCGCAGAAGAGAGGGAAAttgggggagtgggtggcGAGCTGGTCGAACGTGCAGTTTATTGACCTCATGTGTGGGATTAAGGGCCAGGGCGTGAGGTGCAATTACACGGATCAGCACTTTGAGGTTACAAAGGGGATGCCGATGGCGGAGCAGTTTAGGAATAAATATCTGCCTGACATTGACGGGAACTCGTTTAGCGGGAGGTATCTGGGTTTTCTGAGGAGCACGAGCCTGCCGATCAAGGCTACGCTGTGGAGGGAGTGGCACGATTCGAGGCTGGTGGCCTGGAAGCATTTTGTGCCGATGGATAGCCGGTTTGGGGATTGGTATGGGATAATGGAGTTTTtcttgggggttgatgggacggggagggatgaggtggcgaggaagattgcgatggaggggaaggagtgggcggagagggtgctgaggaaggaggatatGCAGGTTTATGTGctgaggttgctgttggagtATGCGAGGGTTAGTGATCCGAGgcggggggagatggggtgggtgggggatttgcttgggggggagggggctaAGGGGAGGGATAATGAACTGGTtaaggatggggagggggaggtggggagtgCGGCTGGGGAGGCTTGA
- the CAR1 gene encoding Arginase, catabolizes arginine to ornithine and urea (EggNog:ENOG503NU9J; COG:E; BUSCO:EOG09263E87), translating to MAPSRLSDIADIALPTTKSTSATDTVTALPDTPASSVGSRTFGRSIMNTSLIESKFLSHPEDLGVVAVGFSGGQCKPGVDAAPSALIEAGLLTQIRDELGYNLHGHDTVHLYTDLVPKEDPDYRNMKNPRAVSAVTKKIADQVYNQAKEGRLVLTLGGDHSIAIGTIGGSAKAIRERLGREIAVIWVDAHADINTPETSGSGNIHGMPVSFLTGLAKEDKEDVFGWIKDENRISVKKIVYIGLRDVDAGEKRILRENGIKAFSMFDIDRHGIGRVMEMALGHIGSDTPIHLSFDVDALDPMWAPSTGTPVRGGLTLREGDYICECVHQTGSLVAVDLVEVNPSLAPAEDIGAHETVRAGCSLVRCALGESLL from the exons ATGGCACCCTCCCGCCTCAGCGACATTGCAGACATTGCGCTGCCAACGACAAAGTCTACCAGCGCAACTGATACTGTCACCGCTCTCCCAGACACTCCCGCCTCGAGCGTTGGCTCTCGCACTTTCGGCAGAAGCATCATGAACACATCGTTGATCGAGAGCAAGTTCCTCAGCCACCCCGAGGATTTGggtgtggtggctgttggttTCTCGGGGGGTCAG TGCAAACCAGGTGTTGACGCTGCGCCATCAGCGCTCATCGAAGCCGGCCTCCTGACCCAGATCCGCGACGAGCTCGGTTACAACCTCCACGGCCATGACACAGTCCACCTCTACACCGACCTTGTGCCCAAGGAGGACCCCGACTACCGCAACATGAAGAACCCCCGCGCCGTCTCTGCCGTGACAAAGAAGATCGCCGATCAGGTGTACAACCAGGCCAAGGAGGGGAGACTGGTCTTGACTCTGGGTGGTGATCACAGTATTGCCATTGGCACCATTGGTGGTTCGGCCAAGGCTATCAGGGAAAGGCTGGGCAGAGAGATCGCCGTCATCTGGGTGGACGCGCACGCCGATATCAACACCCCCGAGACCAGCGGCAGTGGTAACATCCACGGCATGCCTGTTAGCTTCTTGACTGGGTTGGCCAAGGAAGACAAGGAGGATGTCTTTGGGTGGATCAAGGATGAGAACAGGATCAGCGTCAAGAAGATCGTGTACATTGGTCTGAGAGATGTTGATGCCGGCGAGAAGAGGATCTTGAGGGAGAATGGGATCAAGGCGTTTAGCATGTTTGACATTGACAG ACATGGCATCGGCCGcgtgatggagatggctcTCGGTCACATTGGCAGCGATACCCCGATCCATCTGTCGTTCGACGTGGATGCGCTTGACCCCATGTGGGCGCCATCGACCGGCACCCCTGTCCGTGGAGGCTTGACGCTGCGCGAGGGTGACTACATCTGCGAGTGTGTGCACCAGACGGGCAGCTTGGTGGCTGTTGACTTGGTGGAAGTCAACCCCAGCCTGGCGCCTGCTGAAGACATCGGGGCTCACGAGACGGTTAGGGCCGGTTGCTCCCTTGTTCGGTGCGCGCTCGGCGAGTCTCTTCTGTAG
- a CDS encoding hypothetical protein (EggNog:ENOG503P4DA): MASVLTSEPSLVYSRRVVEARVHKYHWPAVQLNIWMLIMLISACTIIGVFATFIDIQHTLLLPVPWYFPYYITVASLTVFFILLLLYLIYQRRLLPSIVMIGGFILFVLWLTGLIVISVQLWGPDGSVSSECNIQVFGASPMPKGQTLETLAWLEQRSICQSWQAVFAFGLVGAVFLLWIMVIAYQVFADDAV, translated from the exons ATGGCATCTGTCCTCACCTCGGAACCCTCCCTTGTCTACTCCCGCCGGGTAGTCGAGGCCCGGGTACACAAATACCACTGGCCCGCCGTCCAGCTCAACATCTGGATGCTCATCATGCTCATAAGCGCCTGCACCATCATTGGCGTATTTGCCACCTTTATCGACATCCAGCACACCCTTCTACTACCAGTACCGTG GTACTTCCCCTACTACATAACCGTCGCCTCCCTCAcagtcttcttcatcctcctcctcctctacctcATCTACCAGCGCCGCTTGCTCCCCTCCATCGTCATGATAGGGGGTTTTATTCTCTTTGTGCTGTGGTTGACGGGGTTGATAGTGATATCAGTGCAGCTGTGGGGGCCGGACGGGAGCGTGAGTTCGGAGTGCAATATCCAGGTTTTTGGGGCGAGTCCGATGCCCAAGGGGCAGACGCTGGAGACGTTGGCGTGGTTGGAGCAGAGGAGTATTTGCCAGAGCTGGCAGGCGGTTTTTGCgtttgggctggtgggggCGGTGTTTTTGTTGTGGATTATGGTTATTGCTTATCAGGTTTTTGCGGATGATGCtgtttga